A part of Olleya sp. Bg11-27 genomic DNA contains:
- a CDS encoding YifB family Mg chelatase-like AAA ATPase has product MLRKVFGSAVFGVEATTITVEVNIDSGIGYHLVGLPDNAIKESNFRIAAALQNNGYKIPGKKIIINMSPADLRKEGSAYDLTLAMGILTASKQIAADNLEDFLIMGELSLDGSLQPIKGALPIAIKAREEGYKGFILPIQNVKEAAIVDGLEVYGVENISQVIKYFDKGEPLEQTIINTREEFEKNLDFPEFDFSDVRGQESIKRCMEIAAAGGHNIILIGPPGAGKTMLAKRLPSILPPMTLHEALETTKIHSVVGRVKDTGLMSQRPFRSPHHTISDVALVGGGAYPQPGEISLSHNGVLFLDELPEFKRGVLEVMRQPLEDREVTISRARFTVTYPSSFMLVASMNPSPSGYFNDPSAPVTSSPAEMQRYLSKISGPLLDRIDIHIEVTPVPFEKLSEERKGESSVDIRKRVTKARKIQTTRFETFDNVHYNAQMSTKQIRVYCKLEDASKQLLKTAMERLNLSARAYDRILKVARTIADLEESTAVKGTHISEAIQYRSLDRDGWLG; this is encoded by the coding sequence ATGCTAAGAAAAGTTTTTGGAAGTGCGGTCTTTGGCGTTGAGGCTACGACAATAACAGTAGAAGTTAATATAGATAGTGGTATCGGCTACCATCTTGTTGGACTACCGGATAATGCGATTAAAGAAAGTAATTTTAGGATTGCGGCAGCACTTCAGAATAATGGTTATAAAATTCCTGGGAAAAAAATAATTATCAATATGTCACCCGCAGACCTTCGTAAAGAAGGTTCTGCTTATGACTTGACGTTGGCAATGGGGATTTTAACGGCGTCTAAACAAATTGCAGCAGATAATTTGGAAGACTTCTTAATCATGGGAGAATTATCCTTAGATGGAAGCTTACAACCTATTAAAGGGGCTTTGCCAATTGCAATTAAAGCAAGAGAGGAAGGTTATAAAGGTTTTATATTACCTATCCAAAATGTAAAAGAAGCCGCGATTGTTGACGGATTGGAAGTGTATGGTGTAGAAAACATTAGCCAAGTCATTAAATACTTTGATAAGGGTGAGCCTTTAGAACAAACCATCATTAATACACGAGAAGAGTTTGAGAAGAACTTAGATTTTCCTGAATTCGATTTTAGCGATGTACGGGGGCAAGAAAGTATCAAACGTTGCATGGAAATTGCAGCAGCAGGTGGACATAATATTATATTAATTGGACCTCCTGGGGCAGGAAAAACAATGTTAGCCAAACGTTTGCCAAGCATATTGCCTCCAATGACCTTACATGAAGCTTTAGAAACTACAAAAATACATAGTGTCGTGGGACGTGTTAAAGATACAGGTTTAATGTCTCAAAGACCGTTTAGAAGTCCGCATCATACTATTAGCGATGTCGCTTTAGTGGGTGGTGGGGCGTATCCACAACCAGGAGAAATATCGTTGTCACATAATGGCGTTTTGTTTTTGGATGAATTACCCGAATTTAAACGAGGTGTTTTAGAAGTGATGCGTCAACCGTTGGAGGATAGAGAAGTGACTATTTCTAGAGCAAGATTCACAGTAACGTATCCCTCTTCTTTTATGTTGGTTGCTAGTATGAATCCAAGTCCTAGCGGTTATTTTAATGATCCAAGTGCACCTGTAACCAGTAGTCCTGCTGAGATGCAACGCTATTTAAGTAAAATATCAGGACCGCTTTTAGATAGAATAGATATTCATATAGAAGTTACACCAGTGCCTTTTGAAAAGTTATCTGAAGAACGTAAGGGCGAATCTTCAGTAGATATAAGAAAACGGGTGACTAAAGCCCGAAAAATACAAACCACCCGTTTTGAAACATTTGATAATGTACATTATAATGCACAAATGTCTACCAAGCAGATTAGGGTGTATTGTAAACTAGAAGACGCTTCTAAACAACTATTAAAAACAGCAATGGAACGTTTAAACCTTTCAGCAAGAGCGTATGACAGAATTTTAAAGGTGGCTAGAACGATTGCAGACTTAGAAGAAAGTACAGCGGTGAAAGGGACTCATATTAGTGAGGCCATACAGTACCGAAGTTTAGATAGAGATGGTTGGTTGGGATAA
- a CDS encoding sensor histidine kinase translates to MTNLLLFLQTPQVSTTAERYLLIYMIGVLIVVTTLVILFFIVFQKRKNKLLLDQIVQQQAFDKELSNAQTEIQEQTLKNIGWELHDNVGQLLAAASMQLNILKTKVDEETREHFSEASDYVKQSLKEVRMLSRSLNNEVILNIGFEQSITNELNRLKKMKFASAELQVQGDIVPFNNKKHEIIIFRILQEFFSNTVKYSDAKNLNVTLHYLKEQLLLEVKDDGIGFDMTTVKEGCGLLNMKSRAELINMSYKLSSTIGEGVKLELAYPLGTLSE, encoded by the coding sequence ATGACTAACCTTTTATTGTTTTTGCAAACACCTCAGGTGTCTACAACAGCAGAACGCTATTTACTTATATATATGATTGGCGTTTTAATAGTAGTTACGACTTTAGTTATTTTATTTTTTATTGTGTTTCAAAAAAGAAAAAATAAATTACTGTTAGATCAAATCGTGCAACAACAAGCTTTCGATAAAGAACTGTCCAATGCGCAAACGGAAATACAAGAACAGACTCTTAAAAATATTGGTTGGGAGCTTCATGATAATGTAGGGCAGCTTTTAGCAGCAGCAAGTATGCAGTTAAATATTTTAAAAACTAAAGTGGATGAAGAAACTAGAGAACACTTTTCTGAAGCGTCAGACTATGTCAAGCAAAGTCTTAAAGAAGTAAGAATGTTGTCACGCTCTTTAAACAACGAAGTTATTTTGAATATAGGGTTTGAACAATCAATTACTAATGAGTTAAACAGATTAAAGAAAATGAAGTTTGCGTCTGCAGAGCTTCAAGTGCAAGGTGATATTGTTCCTTTCAATAACAAAAAACACGAGATTATTATATTTAGGATATTACAAGAATTTTTCTCTAACACGGTTAAATACTCTGATGCTAAGAACCTAAACGTTACGCTTCATTATTTAAAAGAGCAATTACTATTAGAAGTTAAAGATGACGGAATAGGTTTTGACATGACTACCGTAAAAGAGGGGTGTGGATTATTAAACATGAAAAGCCGTGCAGAACTTATAAATATGTCTTACAAACTGTCTTCTACAATAGGAGAAGGGGTTAAATTAGAATTGGCATATCCTCTTGGTACGCTTTCTGAGTAG
- a CDS encoding aldehyde dehydrogenase produces the protein MIPELLNDQKSYFKTGETLSITFRKTLLKALLNQLVAREQDITDALYNDFKKPEFESVLTETAIVIQDLKHTIKKLNKWAKPKRVFPALLNFPSSDYLYAEPYGSVLVIAPWNYPYQLALAPLVGAIAAGNTVIVKPSELTPHTSALISDIIKTVFKPEHVTVVEGGVDTSTKLLEQRWDYIFFTGSVGVGKIVAKAAAVNLTPTTLELGGKNPCIIDDTANIKLAAKRIVWGKFVNAGQTCIAPDYILIHDSKKDAFYKAMEYEVELAYSTTPQQSKDFARIINLKNFERLSKMLTNQNCIIGGQTDADTLYIAPTVIDNPTLDSEVMKDEIFGPILPVISYQNDSELEAIILSYNKPLSLYVFGTNSAKAKQLIQKFSFGGGCINDTIVHFANHRLPFGGVGNSGLGAYHGHYTFDTFSHKKGVVKKANWLDVPVRYAPYKGKLKLVRKVLNWL, from the coding sequence ATGATTCCGGAATTACTAAACGATCAAAAAAGTTATTTTAAAACAGGTGAAACGTTAAGCATCACCTTTAGGAAAACACTATTAAAAGCACTTTTAAATCAATTAGTAGCAAGAGAACAAGACATTACTGATGCGCTATATAACGATTTTAAAAAACCAGAATTCGAATCTGTCTTAACAGAAACAGCTATTGTTATTCAGGATTTAAAACATACCATTAAAAAGCTAAACAAATGGGCCAAACCTAAACGTGTGTTTCCTGCGTTGTTAAACTTTCCGTCTTCTGATTATTTGTATGCAGAACCTTATGGAAGTGTTTTAGTTATCGCACCATGGAATTATCCTTACCAATTAGCATTAGCACCTTTAGTTGGCGCTATTGCTGCAGGAAACACTGTTATTGTAAAACCAAGCGAATTAACGCCACATACTTCGGCCTTAATTAGTGACATTATTAAAACAGTATTTAAACCAGAACATGTTACAGTTGTAGAAGGTGGTGTGGATACCTCTACCAAATTATTAGAGCAACGCTGGGATTATATCTTCTTTACAGGTAGTGTTGGCGTTGGTAAAATTGTAGCCAAAGCTGCTGCTGTTAATTTAACACCAACCACTTTAGAATTAGGCGGTAAAAACCCATGTATTATTGATGATACTGCTAATATTAAACTAGCCGCAAAACGCATTGTTTGGGGTAAATTTGTTAATGCAGGACAAACGTGTATAGCTCCTGATTATATTTTGATTCACGACTCTAAAAAAGACGCGTTCTATAAAGCTATGGAGTATGAGGTTGAACTAGCATATTCTACCACACCGCAACAATCTAAAGATTTTGCACGTATTATAAACCTTAAAAATTTTGAGCGTTTATCTAAAATGCTAACCAATCAAAACTGTATTATTGGAGGACAAACAGATGCTGATACGTTATACATCGCGCCTACTGTTATTGACAATCCGACACTTGACAGCGAAGTTATGAAGGACGAAATATTTGGTCCCATTCTTCCAGTGATTTCTTATCAAAATGATTCGGAATTAGAAGCGATTATATTGTCTTATAACAAACCATTAAGCTTGTATGTATTTGGCACAAATTCCGCGAAAGCGAAACAATTAATACAAAAATTCTCTTTTGGAGGTGGTTGTATAAATGACACTATTGTACACTTTGCTAATCATAGATTACCTTTTGGAGGTGTCGGAAATAGTGGTCTTGGGGCTTATCATGGACACTATACTTTTGACACTTTTAGCCATAAAAAAGGAGTAGTTAAAAAAGCGAATTGGTTAGATGTACCAGTACGTTATGCGCCTTATAAAGGAAAATTAAAGCTTGTTAGAAAAGTATTAAACTGGTTGTAA
- a CDS encoding RluA family pseudouridine synthase — protein MPKILSNKDNLQVIYEDNHIIVVNKRAGDIVQGDKTGDKPLSDVVKEYIAHKYNKPGKVYLGTVHRLDRPTTGLVIFSKTSKALPRLNKLFVSKEISKTYWALVKNRPEKEADTLIHWLKKNPKNNKSTAYIKEIPESKKAILHYKTIKTLDNYYLLEVNLETGRHHQIRAQLSSIGCPIKGDLKYGFDRSNKDASISLHARNIKFTHPVSQDDLNITAPLPKDAIWDACL, from the coding sequence ATGCCTAAAATACTATCCAATAAAGACAACCTACAAGTCATCTACGAGGATAATCATATCATCGTCGTAAATAAACGTGCAGGAGATATTGTACAAGGCGATAAAACGGGAGACAAACCATTAAGTGATGTTGTTAAAGAATATATTGCACACAAATACAACAAGCCAGGAAAAGTATATTTAGGGACCGTACACCGTTTAGACAGACCAACTACAGGTTTGGTTATCTTTTCAAAAACAAGCAAAGCCCTACCCCGTTTAAATAAGCTATTTGTATCCAAAGAAATTTCTAAAACCTATTGGGCTTTAGTTAAAAACAGACCCGAAAAAGAAGCCGATACTTTAATCCATTGGCTAAAAAAGAACCCTAAAAACAATAAGTCTACCGCTTATATAAAGGAGATTCCGGAAAGCAAAAAAGCCATTCTGCACTACAAAACAATCAAAACATTAGATAATTATTATCTCTTAGAAGTTAATCTAGAAACAGGACGCCATCATCAAATACGCGCGCAACTCTCTAGTATTGGCTGTCCTATAAAAGGGGATTTAAAATATGGGTTTGATCGTAGTAACAAAGACGCTAGTATTAGTTTACACGCCAGAAACATAAAATTTACACACCCTGTTTCTCAAGACGATTTAAACATAACCGCACCTTTACCAAAAGATGCTATTTGGGACGCTTGTCTATAA
- the panB gene encoding 3-methyl-2-oxobutanoate hydroxymethyltransferase: MSVAKKEYKRVTVKSLVEMKKNGEKISMLTAYDYTMAKIVDGAGTDVILVGDSASNVMAGHETTLPITLDQMIYHASSVVRGIHRALVVVDLPFGSYQSDPKEALRSAIRIMKESGGHAVKMEGGKEVKESIKRILNAGIPVMGHLGLTPQSIYKFGTYTVRAKEDQEAIQLKEDALMLEKAGCFAIVLEKIPAKLAQEVAESVSIPVIGIGAGAGVDGQVLVTHDMIGMTHEFNPRFLRRYMNLYEDMTNAMKQYGEDVKSGDFPSDKEQY, translated from the coding sequence ATGTCTGTAGCAAAAAAAGAATATAAGAGAGTAACTGTTAAGTCTTTAGTAGAAATGAAGAAAAATGGAGAGAAAATTTCCATGTTAACGGCTTACGATTATACTATGGCCAAAATAGTTGATGGTGCTGGTACAGATGTTATTTTAGTAGGTGATTCTGCAAGTAACGTAATGGCGGGTCATGAAACAACACTACCAATTACTTTAGATCAAATGATATATCACGCCTCTTCTGTAGTACGTGGTATACATCGTGCTTTAGTGGTTGTCGATTTACCTTTTGGAAGTTACCAAAGTGATCCTAAAGAAGCCTTACGCTCTGCTATTAGAATCATGAAAGAGTCTGGTGGACATGCCGTAAAAATGGAAGGTGGTAAAGAAGTTAAAGAATCTATCAAGCGTATTTTAAATGCTGGAATTCCTGTCATGGGACATTTAGGATTAACGCCTCAGTCTATATACAAATTTGGAACATACACCGTACGCGCTAAAGAAGACCAAGAAGCTATTCAACTTAAAGAAGATGCTTTAATGTTAGAAAAAGCAGGCTGTTTTGCAATTGTATTAGAAAAAATACCTGCAAAATTAGCGCAAGAAGTTGCAGAAAGTGTTTCTATTCCTGTTATCGGAATTGGTGCTGGTGCTGGTGTTGATGGTCAAGTGTTAGTTACACATGATATGATTGGTATGACACACGAGTTTAATCCAAGATTTTTACGTCGTTACATGAATCTTTACGAAGACATGACTAATGCTATGAAGCAATACGGAGAAGATGTAAAAAGTGGTGACTTCCCTAGTGATAAAGAACAGTATTAA